A genomic window from Micromonospora violae includes:
- a CDS encoding MOSC domain-containing protein: protein MRLTSIHTYPVKGCHRLDHDDAFVHPWGLAGDRRWMVVDADGVGVTQRETTRLVGLHASVHPGGLTLRADGQPDLDVPEPADGEPVPVRTFRSRTFGVPALLAGPAADAWLGTLLGRPVRLVWLAQPTRHLAAEGREHDTGDQVSFADAYPLLLANAASLDVLNDWLAETGEEPVPMTRFRPNLVVSGAPAWAEDDWAGRPLRIGDRLFRAAGPCDRCVVTTTDQETGVRNKEPLRTLGRHRNVKQKLLFGLNLVPLDSGPLAVDAPIVITT, encoded by the coding sequence GTGCGGCTGACCTCGATTCACACGTACCCCGTCAAGGGTTGCCACCGGCTCGACCACGACGACGCGTTCGTGCACCCCTGGGGCCTGGCCGGCGACCGACGCTGGATGGTCGTGGACGCCGACGGCGTCGGCGTCACCCAACGGGAGACGACCCGACTCGTCGGCCTGCACGCCTCGGTGCACCCCGGCGGGTTGACGCTGCGCGCCGACGGCCAGCCCGACCTCGACGTGCCGGAACCGGCCGACGGCGAACCGGTCCCGGTGCGTACCTTCCGCAGCCGCACCTTCGGAGTCCCCGCGCTGCTGGCCGGCCCGGCGGCCGACGCCTGGCTCGGCACCCTGCTCGGCCGCCCGGTCCGGCTGGTCTGGCTGGCCCAGCCGACCCGCCACCTGGCCGCCGAGGGCCGCGAACACGACACCGGCGACCAGGTCAGTTTCGCCGACGCCTACCCGCTGCTGCTGGCCAACGCCGCCTCCCTCGACGTCCTCAACGACTGGTTGGCCGAGACGGGGGAGGAGCCGGTGCCGATGACCCGATTCCGGCCCAACCTGGTGGTCAGCGGTGCGCCGGCCTGGGCCGAAGATGACTGGGCCGGCCGGCCGCTGCGCATCGGCGACCGGCTGTTCCGGGCCGCCGGGCCGTGCGACCGCTGCGTGGTGACCACCACCGACCAGGAGACCGGGGTACGCAACAAGGAACCCCTGCGCACCCTCGGCCGACACCGCAACGTCAAGCAGAAGCTCCTCTTCGGACTGAACCTGGTGCCGCTCGACAGTGGGCCCCTGGCCGTGGACGCCCCGATCGTCATCACGACCTGA